In the Parafrankia irregularis genome, CCATGGACGACCTGTTCCTGCAGGTCTTCCGGCGGCGCGCGGACGTCGGACTGGAACTGCTCCGCGAGGTGCTGCGCTCCCGCCCAACCCTGCGGCAGCTCTGGGACCTGCGCGAGGCCGGGATCAACACGACCATGCGGTTCAACCTGGAGTTCATGGCGCTGGCCAACCACCGCAAGGCGATCCGCTCCGCGATCGTCGAGTACTACCGCCAGTACCGGCAGCTCCAGCTGGACGCGTTCACCGCCGCCCTGGCGGATCTCGGCGTCACACCGGAGCGGTGCCCCCCGCTGGTGGCACAGCTGGTGATGGTCGGCGTCACCCAGCTGGTCGCCATCGACGAGGAGTTCGGGCTGGGGGCCGGTTACGACACCGTCCTGGCCTACCTCAATGATCAGATCGGCGATCTCACCCGCGGCCACGCGCAGGCACAGGCGCAGGCGCAGGCGCAGGCACAGCAGCCGCCGGGGCCGTGAAACGAGCGACAGCGGCCCGACAGACGGGTGAAAGCGGCGTGCAGGTGCGGTGAAACCGCGGGCAACTACCGTCCCGGGTGTCAGTTTCACGCCCTTCCCACCCGGAGGAACCCGCTTTGGGCGCCGTACCCGCAGTCCAGGCCCGCGGCCTGGTCAAGACGTTCCGTGAACAACGCGCGGTCGACGGAATCGACCTCGACGTCCGCCAGGGCGAGATCTTCGGAGTTCTCGGCCCGAACGGAGCCGGCAAGACGACGACCCTGAAGATGCTGGCCACCCTGCTGCCGATCGACAGCGGGCAGGCCGAGATCTTCGGGGTCGACGTCGCCGCGCATCCGAACCGGGTGCGGCAGCTCATCGGTGTCACCGGGCAGTACGCCTCGGTCGACGAGGATCTCACCGCCACCGAGAACCTGTGGCTGTTCGGACGTCTGCAGGGGCTGCGCGCCGCCGACGCACGTTCGACGGCGCGGCGCCTGCTGGAGCAGTTCGGCCTGCAGGAGGCCGCCGACCGCAGGATCGCCGAGTTCTCCGGTGGTATGCGCCGCCGCCTCGACCTGGCCGCCTCCCTGATCACCCGTCCGCCCCTGATCTTCCTGGACGAACCGACCACCGGCCTCGACCCGCGCACCCGGGGCCAGATGTGGGACACCATCCGCGGCCTGGTCGCCGACGGCTGCACCGTCCTGCTCACCACCCAGTACCTCGACGAGGCGGACCAGCTCGCCGACCGGGTCTGCGTCATCGACCACGGCCGCAAGGTCGCCGAGGGCACCCCGGACGACCTGAAGTCGCAGGTCGGCGAGTCGACCCTGCAGGTCCAGCTGGATTCGGGGGCCGACCAGGCCGCCGCCGCCGAGGTGGTGCGCCGCGTCCTCGCCGAGGAGCCGGTGCTCACCCCCGAGGCCGGCCGGCTCAACGTCCCGCTCCCGGACGCCGACCGGGCCGCCGACGTGCTGCTCGGCCTGCGCGCCGCCGGGGTCTCCATCCGCTCGGTCAGCGTCGCACGGCCCACGCTCGACGAGGTGTTCCTCGCCCTCACCGGTCATGACGTCCCGGCGGACGGTTCCGGCACCGACAGCACCGACAGCACGGACGACATCGACGACGCTGATCGCGCTGACCACGCCGGCTCCGCTCTGGAGGCTGCACGATGAGCACCACCACCGACGCCGCCACCACGGCCGCCCGCACCAGCTCCGTCACCGGCACTCCCGCGGCCGCGCCGCTCGCCGGCCGGTCACCGGTCAGGCCGCTCGACACCGAGGCCGCGTTCGCCCGGACCAAGGGCCGGGTCGGGGCCGGGGACACCGTCGTCCAGACGTTCGCGATGGCCTGGCGGGCGCTGAAGAAGATGCGCCGCAACCCGGAGCAGTTCTTCGACGTGGCCCTGCAGCCACTGCTGTTCACGGCGATGTTCGCCTACGTCTTCGGTGGCGCGATCTCCGGCGACGTCGACAGCTACCTGCCGTTGCTGATTCCCGGCATCGTCGCGCAGACGGTGCTCACGACCTGCATGGCCACCGGGACACAGCTACGCGAGGACATGGACAAGGGCGTCTTCGACCGGTTCCGGTCGCTGCCGATGTCCCGGGTCGCGCCACTGGCCGGTCCGATGGTCGCCGATCTGGTGCGTTACGTGACCGCCGCCGTGCTCACCTATCTGATGGGCCTTCTGCTCGGGTACCGGCCGGGTGGCGGTGTGCCGGGCGTCGCCGGTGCGGTGGTGCTGGCGGTGTTCACCGGCTGGGCGATCGCGTGGGCGTTCACCTGGATCGGCACGATCGCCCGCAGCGCCCGCAGCGTGCAGGGGATCTCGATGATGATCCTCTTCCCGCTGACGTTCCTGTCCAACGCGTTCGTCCCGGCGGACACCCTGCCGGGCTGGCTGGAGACCTTCACGAAGGTCAACCCGGTGTCACATCTCGTCTCCGCGACCCGGGACCTGGCCAACAACGGAACGGTCACCGCCCAGGTCGCCTGGACGCTGCTCACCGGACTCGCGGTGATCGCCATCTTCCTGCCGCTGTCCGTCGCCAGCTACCGGCGCAACCTGTGAGTGCGGGACGAGGCACGAACTCCCGGCCGGCTCCGGCTTCCCAGCCGGCTCCGTCTTCCCAGCCAGCTCCGTAGTACCAGCCGGCTCCGTAGTACCGGCAAGCCCTGCTCCACCCACCAGACGCAGCACCGTGTCCCGAGCCTCCTCGAACAGCTCCGCACCGCGACGCTCGCCGAGGCCTGCCTCGACCGCCGACAGCAGGCCCGGCGCGCATCGCTCGATCAGATCCGCCACCCACTCCCAGTGCAGCGGGCTGACGATGGACACGTAGTCGAACCGCCGCGCGACCGCGAGCAGCCGAACGGCGTCGTCGATACCGTGCTCTGGCGCGCCCGCCCTGCCGACAGCACCCCCGGCCGTACCGCCACGCCCGGCTTCATCGGCCTCACCGGCACCGTCTGCCCAGGTCCGCAGATTCCAGGTCGCGGTCGCGAACAGTGTGGTGCCGAACACCGGGTAGTCGATGTAGCCCGATGCGAGGCCCAACAGCCTGGAGCACCGCGTCAGGCAGGACGCATACAGCTCACGACCAACCGAGACCTGCTCGGCGTCGGCCGCATACCGGCTGAACGCGGCCAGCGCCACCGCCTCGCCGAACAGCAGCCAGGGCTCCAGACCACTCTGCGGCACCCCGGGCAGCGCGATCAGCCGCGTCCGCCGCGCCACCGTCAGATACTCGCGCAGCCCGTCCGGCACCTGGCCGCGAGCGGTCGTGAGCTCCGCCCGGACCAGGCCCACCATCATCCCGCCGAGCAGCAGGTCGCTCTCCGGCGCGGCCGCGCCGTGGGCGGTCCCCCCGGCCACCCCGTCGGCCCCGGCCCCGTCGGCCTCGACCCCGTCGGCCGATCCCAGCAGCCCGGCCAGGAGCTCCTCGGCCTCATCGAGCTTGCCGCGGCCGATGGCGTCGACAGCGAGCAGGGTCCGCAGGTTGGCGGCGTCGTCGAGGGCGCCGAGCCGGCGCAGGACCGGCAGCGCCGTGCGGGCATGGGCCCGCATCGCGGCCGGATCGCCGCGCCGCAGGCTCAGCGTGGCGAGCTGGGTATGCATACCCGCCGCCAGCCACGG is a window encoding:
- a CDS encoding TetR/AcrR family transcriptional regulator; the protein is MTTNQTTGQRTATRESTTRDQLLDAAEQLLLEEGYAAVTSRRVGARAGLAPQLVHYYFRTMDDLFLQVFRRRADVGLELLREVLRSRPTLRQLWDLREAGINTTMRFNLEFMALANHRKAIRSAIVEYYRQYRQLQLDAFTAALADLGVTPERCPPLVAQLVMVGVTQLVAIDEEFGLGAGYDTVLAYLNDQIGDLTRGHAQAQAQAQAQAQQPPGP
- a CDS encoding ATP-binding cassette domain-containing protein; amino-acid sequence: MGAVPAVQARGLVKTFREQRAVDGIDLDVRQGEIFGVLGPNGAGKTTTLKMLATLLPIDSGQAEIFGVDVAAHPNRVRQLIGVTGQYASVDEDLTATENLWLFGRLQGLRAADARSTARRLLEQFGLQEAADRRIAEFSGGMRRRLDLAASLITRPPLIFLDEPTTGLDPRTRGQMWDTIRGLVADGCTVLLTTQYLDEADQLADRVCVIDHGRKVAEGTPDDLKSQVGESTLQVQLDSGADQAAAAEVVRRVLAEEPVLTPEAGRLNVPLPDADRAADVLLGLRAAGVSIRSVSVARPTLDEVFLALTGHDVPADGSGTDSTDSTDDIDDADRADHAGSALEAAR
- a CDS encoding ABC transporter permease translates to MSTTTDAATTAARTSSVTGTPAAAPLAGRSPVRPLDTEAAFARTKGRVGAGDTVVQTFAMAWRALKKMRRNPEQFFDVALQPLLFTAMFAYVFGGAISGDVDSYLPLLIPGIVAQTVLTTCMATGTQLREDMDKGVFDRFRSLPMSRVAPLAGPMVADLVRYVTAAVLTYLMGLLLGYRPGGGVPGVAGAVVLAVFTGWAIAWAFTWIGTIARSARSVQGISMMILFPLTFLSNAFVPADTLPGWLETFTKVNPVSHLVSATRDLANNGTVTAQVAWTLLTGLAVIAIFLPLSVASYRRNL